A DNA window from Pontimonas salivibrio contains the following coding sequences:
- a CDS encoding thioredoxin family protein, giving the protein MDSTLSMLLIIGLVVLASAVGVIWRATRSRVSAPGSSETSPRVPSGYLAVGKTLTMLQVSAPLCSYCGAMRGILAAAAERDPQVGHVEYDVSEIPDVIESFTIRRTPTTLLVSASGDVLFTLEGPTPPGVVSDHIHRAYEEIQRRSDEYLI; this is encoded by the coding sequence ATGGATTCGACCCTCAGCATGTTGTTGATCATTGGCCTGGTCGTTCTAGCCAGCGCAGTGGGCGTCATCTGGCGTGCCACACGGTCACGGGTGAGCGCCCCGGGGAGTTCTGAGACGTCACCGCGGGTGCCGTCTGGCTACCTCGCGGTCGGAAAAACACTCACCATGTTGCAGGTCTCAGCACCGCTGTGCTCATACTGCGGTGCGATGCGAGGCATTTTGGCTGCCGCTGCCGAGCGCGACCCCCAGGTAGGACACGTCGAATACGACGTGTCGGAGATACCCGACGTGATCGAGTCGTTCACGATTCGACGCACACCGACGACGTTGTTGGTGTCCGCATCAGGGGATGTGCTTTTCACACTGGAAGGCCCCACGCCGCCTGGTGTGGTGAGCGATCACATTCACCGTGCCTACGAAGAAATCCAGAGGAGATCCGATGAATACCTCATCTAA
- a CDS encoding DUF4395 domain-containing protein, producing MNTSSNRPGQIDPRGPRFGAAITSVLLLVVLALVLPVADTPAFDGAWWLFVVITALFAWGTLLGPGKHPYGALFKALIRPRLAPPSYLEDQAPPRFAQLVGLIVSAVGITLHVLAVPYGLVIAAAVAFLAAFLNAVFGLCLGCELYNVLLRLRRGRAPAGPSTP from the coding sequence ATGAATACCTCATCTAACCGCCCCGGTCAGATTGATCCGCGCGGGCCGCGCTTTGGCGCGGCCATCACCAGTGTGTTGCTTCTGGTGGTGTTAGCCCTCGTCCTGCCCGTTGCCGACACCCCCGCCTTTGATGGTGCCTGGTGGCTGTTTGTGGTCATTACTGCGCTATTTGCCTGGGGCACGCTTCTGGGGCCCGGCAAACACCCATATGGGGCATTGTTTAAGGCCCTTATTCGCCCCCGCCTCGCTCCACCTTCTTACCTCGAAGATCAAGCACCACCTCGTTTCGCCCAACTGGTGGGCTTGATAGTGAGCGCCGTAGGGATCACCCTGCATGTACTTGCCGTCCCCTACGGGCTAGTGATCGCCGCAGCGGTGGCGTTCCTCGCGGCGTTTTTAAACGCCGTATTTGGCCTGTGTCTGGGGTGTGAGCTCTATAACGTCCTCCTTCGCCTGCGTCGGGGTAGAGCCCCCGCAGGCCCTTCCACACCCTGA
- a CDS encoding OsmC family peroxiredoxin codes for MAITSEARTHWEGSLTEGHGQTSLQSSGAATFDVTWAARSTGETGKTNPEELLGAAHSACYSMALSHALGGAGYTPESLDVTAAVTFVPGEGVTGSHLLLVASIPGLAEDEFHRFAEEAKAGCPISQALAGVPITLEASLK; via the coding sequence ATGGCTATTACCAGCGAAGCACGCACCCACTGGGAAGGTTCACTCACCGAAGGCCACGGTCAAACCAGTTTGCAATCCTCTGGAGCTGCCACGTTCGATGTGACGTGGGCAGCACGCTCTACCGGGGAAACGGGTAAAACAAACCCTGAAGAGCTCCTCGGTGCTGCGCACTCAGCCTGCTATTCGATGGCACTCAGCCACGCCCTTGGTGGTGCCGGCTACACCCCAGAATCCTTAGACGTGACCGCCGCGGTCACCTTCGTTCCCGGTGAAGGCGTGACCGGTTCACACCTACTCCTGGTGGCGAGCATTCCCGGTCTTGCAGAAGACGAATTCCACCGTTTCGCTGAAGAAGCCAAAGCGGGATGCCCCATCTCGCAAGCCCTCGCCGGTGTTCCGATCACCCTGGAGGCGAGTCTTAAGTAA
- a CDS encoding TIGR01777 family oxidoreductase encodes MPLLQNPAETLRVLVSGTSGLIGTPLVERLRSRGHDVHVLVRREPHDATEHRFDPATGQIDQGIVDHVDVVINLSGASIAKLPWTAAHKRAILDSRIDATGTIVGAIKESPTPPHSLIQASAVGFYGDRGEEELSEDSEPGSGFLAEVTQAWEGATTPLEGSSTRVALARTGLVIAQGGAMAPLRLQTMLGVGGAIGSGRQWWPWISLRDEVDALVFLLENQKLSGPFNLAGPTPAISREVTQTLAHMMKRPHWLGLPEFAVKLLLGEAGRELLLASQKVIPTALADAGFEFSDKTVADALSSAGL; translated from the coding sequence ATGCCACTCCTCCAAAACCCCGCAGAGACCCTGCGGGTGCTGGTTTCTGGTACCAGTGGCCTCATTGGCACCCCCCTAGTCGAGCGCCTTCGAAGCCGTGGCCACGACGTCCACGTGTTGGTGCGCCGCGAACCACACGATGCGACCGAACACCGCTTTGACCCCGCCACAGGTCAGATTGATCAGGGCATCGTCGACCACGTCGATGTGGTCATCAACCTCTCCGGTGCATCAATTGCAAAACTGCCGTGGACGGCCGCTCATAAGCGCGCCATCCTGGACTCCCGCATCGACGCCACCGGCACAATTGTCGGCGCCATTAAGGAGTCCCCCACCCCACCACACAGCCTCATCCAAGCCTCCGCGGTGGGCTTTTATGGCGACCGCGGCGAAGAAGAACTCAGCGAAGACTCCGAACCGGGCTCTGGCTTCCTCGCCGAGGTCACCCAGGCCTGGGAAGGTGCCACGACCCCGCTCGAGGGGTCATCGACCCGTGTGGCACTGGCCCGGACGGGTTTGGTCATCGCCCAGGGCGGAGCGATGGCACCACTTCGACTACAAACCATGCTCGGTGTGGGGGGCGCTATTGGCTCTGGTCGGCAGTGGTGGCCGTGGATTAGTCTGCGCGACGAAGTAGATGCCCTTGTGTTTTTATTGGAAAACCAGAAACTCTCCGGGCCGTTTAACCTCGCCGGCCCCACCCCCGCCATTTCCCGCGAGGTCACCCAGACTCTCGCTCACATGATGAAGCGCCCCCACTGGCTCGGCCTACCGGAATTCGCAGTGAAACTCCTGCTCGGTGAAGCAGGCCGCGAGCTTCTACTCGCCAGCCAAAAGGTGATCCCCACAGCACTAGCGGACGCGGGATTCGAGTTTTCGGACAAGACCGTTGCCGACGCACTGAGCTCGGCTGGTCTTTAA
- a CDS encoding HigA family addiction module antitoxin, translating into MTELGPMYNPPHPGEFITEVYLKPSGMSSRRLAGKLGVTPSTLQRLLQGSHRVSPEMAMRLSVVLGRSARSWLSMQASYDLWQLSRDFEPGGLERLDFSQAS; encoded by the coding sequence ATGACTGAGTTAGGACCAATGTATAACCCGCCCCACCCCGGTGAATTCATCACTGAGGTGTACCTGAAGCCCTCTGGGATGAGCTCGAGACGGTTGGCAGGCAAGCTGGGTGTCACGCCTTCAACGTTGCAAAGACTGCTCCAAGGTTCCCACCGAGTCAGTCCGGAGATGGCTATGCGCCTGTCGGTTGTTCTTGGCCGCTCAGCACGAAGCTGGCTGTCCATGCAGGCTTCTTATGACTTATGGCAGCTCTCCAGAGATTTTGAGCCCGGTGGTTTGGAGCGGCTGGACTTTAGTCAAGCCAGTTAG
- a CDS encoding type II toxin-antitoxin system RelE/ParE family toxin, with the protein MIVSIRHKGLRLLFEKGESRGVKPQHAPKLRLLLSAMDSANKTEDLDLPGWRLHPLKGDQSPRWSLSVDKNWRVTFEFREGNAYLLDYEDYH; encoded by the coding sequence GTGATTGTTTCGATTCGACACAAAGGGCTCCGGTTGCTCTTTGAGAAAGGAGAGTCGAGGGGGGTGAAACCGCAGCATGCGCCGAAGCTGAGACTTCTACTCTCTGCTATGGATTCAGCGAATAAAACCGAAGATCTCGATCTGCCAGGTTGGAGACTGCACCCGTTGAAAGGAGACCAGTCACCCCGCTGGTCGCTATCAGTGGACAAAAATTGGCGCGTGACCTTTGAGTTTCGAGAAGGAAACGCCTATCTACTTGATTACGAGGATTATCACTAA
- the dapB gene encoding 4-hydroxy-tetrahydrodipicolinate reductase: MSVQVAVVGASGRLGRIVGQVVDATNGFQLTKELGSNNSLDELAGVDLVVDVSLPGVSPKVVDAALEHGAKVLVGTSGWDADKLDGLRKKLASLPGAGVMVVPNFSVGSVVGTHLATIAAHYFDSVEIIEAHHQGKVDSPSGTARNTAERIAEVRDAHGGVVAPHSNQTARGDDIHGVSVHSMRLAGVVAQQEVIFGGTAETLSIRHDTYSADAYRHGIAVAMKAVMDQEGLVVGLDQALGLGVPVGVDDAASDPVEPGA, from the coding sequence GTGAGTGTCCAGGTGGCGGTTGTGGGGGCTTCTGGCCGTTTGGGTCGGATTGTCGGCCAAGTTGTTGATGCCACTAATGGTTTCCAACTGACCAAAGAGCTTGGCTCCAATAACAGCTTGGACGAGCTAGCCGGTGTGGACCTGGTGGTCGATGTGTCCCTGCCTGGTGTCTCACCCAAAGTTGTCGATGCGGCCCTCGAGCACGGGGCAAAAGTGTTGGTGGGAACATCTGGTTGGGATGCCGACAAACTCGACGGCCTTCGCAAAAAGCTTGCCAGCCTGCCCGGTGCCGGGGTGATGGTGGTGCCGAACTTTTCTGTGGGATCTGTCGTGGGTACCCACTTGGCGACGATTGCTGCCCACTATTTCGATTCGGTTGAAATCATCGAAGCCCACCACCAAGGCAAAGTCGATTCCCCCTCCGGTACGGCAAGAAATACCGCAGAGCGCATCGCGGAGGTTCGCGATGCCCACGGTGGTGTGGTGGCACCACACTCCAACCAGACAGCCCGGGGGGATGACATCCACGGAGTGTCTGTGCATTCCATGCGGTTAGCCGGTGTGGTGGCCCAGCAAGAAGTCATTTTTGGCGGCACCGCAGAGACTCTTTCCATTCGACACGACACCTATTCCGCGGATGCCTACCGCCACGGTATTGCCGTGGCGATGAAAGCAGTGATGGACCAGGAAGGTCTCGTGGTGGGACTCGACCAGGCGTTGGGCCTGGGTGTGCCGGTTGGTGTGGATGATGCCGCCAGCGACCCTGTCGAGCCGGGGGCGTAG
- a CDS encoding metal-sensitive transcriptional regulator, translating to MTAKKVATTKKTGSTSAISSSAISTAGIAPEAKLPVAEDKKIVNRLRRAQGQLGAVIAMVESGRDCRDVVTQLSAVSSALDKAGFAIIATAMRECVAEENLDDEGKPTVEDLEKLFLSLS from the coding sequence ATGACCGCCAAAAAAGTCGCGACCACGAAAAAAACCGGCAGTACCTCAGCGATCAGCAGCTCAGCAATCAGCACCGCGGGCATCGCACCGGAAGCGAAGCTTCCGGTGGCTGAAGACAAGAAAATCGTGAACCGCCTGCGCCGTGCACAAGGGCAACTGGGCGCGGTCATCGCCATGGTCGAATCGGGTCGTGACTGCCGCGACGTTGTCACCCAACTCTCCGCTGTATCGAGCGCACTGGATAAAGCGGGTTTTGCCATCATTGCCACGGCAATGCGAGAGTGCGTGGCCGAGGAAAACCTTGACGATGAAGGCAAGCCCACCGTTGAGGACCTCGAAAAACTGTTCTTGTCGTTGTCGTAG
- a CDS encoding FAD-dependent oxidoreductase codes for MTTQTSPNSNPSHAHTSGSGVPEKVVVIGGVAGGMSAATRLRRLSETTQITVFERGGEVSFANCGLPYHVGEVIPHRSSLVLQTPGALKNRFNIDVHVRTEVTAIDRANKTVQVREVETGKEYSAPYDALVLSPGSSPIRPPLPGVEKSYVLWNLDDMDRMIERTQTAQSAIVVGGGFIGLEVAENLAHKGMKVTLVEALPQLMPLLDPEMAWLLVERARVNDVDVHLAAKVQEVTDQGVTLEGGKALDADMVVMAVGARPNLELAKEAGLEIGAAGGIAVDDQQRSSDPAIWAVGDAAEKKRDAGAGMIPLAGLANRHGRYAADSIMGRPVRNTTAYGTSIVGFFGLAAASTGVNERVLRDQGRAMRIIHSHPIDHAGYYPDAAQMAMKIIVDPETDLILGAQVVGDDGVDKRIDVLATAMQAGLTATDLIDLELAYAPQFGSAKDPINMAGYINDNRVGGEDSAQWHEVDQLAADGWELIDVRSSFEYTRGTIPGAEFVALDSIRDNLDSLRGRKLIVFDRVGQRAHTAASILRLEGIEVKNLDGGYLTWQLGTFATTATKQEASTS; via the coding sequence ATGACCACACAGACTTCTCCGAACTCCAACCCCTCACACGCACACACCAGCGGCAGCGGTGTGCCCGAAAAAGTTGTCGTCATCGGCGGTGTCGCTGGCGGCATGTCCGCCGCGACCAGACTGCGACGGCTATCGGAAACCACACAAATCACCGTGTTTGAGCGCGGCGGCGAAGTGTCGTTCGCCAACTGTGGGCTGCCCTACCACGTGGGTGAGGTCATTCCCCACCGCAGCTCACTGGTGCTGCAAACACCCGGTGCGCTGAAAAACCGCTTCAACATCGACGTGCACGTGCGCACCGAAGTGACCGCCATTGACCGCGCCAACAAAACCGTTCAGGTGCGCGAAGTAGAAACCGGCAAGGAATACTCCGCCCCTTACGACGCCCTGGTGTTGAGTCCAGGCTCCAGCCCGATCAGGCCACCACTTCCCGGGGTGGAAAAGTCCTATGTGTTGTGGAACCTCGACGACATGGACCGGATGATTGAGCGCACCCAGACCGCCCAATCCGCGATCGTTGTTGGCGGAGGGTTCATCGGCCTCGAAGTGGCCGAAAACCTCGCCCACAAGGGCATGAAAGTCACCCTCGTTGAGGCACTACCCCAACTGATGCCGCTGCTGGATCCTGAAATGGCGTGGCTGTTGGTGGAGCGTGCCCGGGTCAACGACGTCGATGTGCACTTGGCTGCCAAAGTCCAAGAAGTGACCGACCAGGGTGTGACCCTGGAGGGTGGCAAGGCATTAGATGCCGACATGGTCGTCATGGCTGTAGGTGCCAGGCCCAACCTGGAGCTGGCCAAAGAAGCCGGACTCGAGATCGGTGCGGCCGGTGGAATCGCCGTAGATGACCAACAGCGAAGCTCCGACCCCGCCATTTGGGCGGTGGGCGATGCGGCCGAAAAGAAACGCGATGCCGGAGCCGGCATGATTCCCCTCGCAGGCCTTGCTAACCGCCACGGCCGCTATGCGGCCGATTCGATCATGGGCCGCCCGGTGCGAAACACCACCGCCTATGGCACCTCCATCGTGGGCTTCTTCGGACTGGCCGCTGCCTCCACGGGCGTAAACGAGCGAGTGCTCCGTGACCAGGGTCGAGCCATGCGGATCATCCACTCACACCCCATTGATCACGCCGGGTACTACCCGGATGCGGCCCAAATGGCGATGAAAATCATCGTCGATCCAGAAACGGATCTCATCCTCGGTGCCCAAGTAGTGGGCGATGACGGTGTCGATAAACGAATCGATGTGCTCGCGACTGCCATGCAGGCGGGCCTGACCGCCACCGACCTGATCGACTTAGAGCTTGCCTACGCCCCACAGTTTGGTTCTGCCAAAGACCCCATCAACATGGCCGGATACATTAACGACAACCGGGTCGGCGGGGAAGATTCCGCACAGTGGCACGAAGTCGACCAGCTCGCTGCCGATGGGTGGGAGCTAATCGACGTACGCTCCAGCTTCGAATACACCAGGGGCACCATCCCCGGTGCAGAATTTGTCGCCCTCGATTCGATAAGGGACAACCTCGACTCCCTTCGGGGTCGAAAGCTCATCGTCTTTGACCGTGTCGGCCAAAGAGCTCACACTGCGGCGAGTATTCTTCGCCTGGAGGGCATTGAGGTGAAAAATCTCGATGGTGGCTACCTCACCTGGCAGTTGGGAACATTTGCCACCACCGCCACGAAACAGGAGGCATCGACGTCATGA
- a CDS encoding oxygenase MpaB family protein has protein sequence MSGQPMKKPLNQVLFGWLRKDLLMMFSGDPEGGAPWVAQMGDGHDAGYFGPDSAVWHVNGAAPTLVAGIRALMMQTLHPGAMAGVADHSRYHSDPLGRLAGTVRWVVVTTFGSTDTVATEVARVEKMHRRVTGEYQPNSDTGSAASPTPYAASDKSLIAWVHLVFTDAFLGSHVSLGRDIPDKDGESGPDRYVREWATAGILMGYNTPPTTQQGLKEAIEAFLPELRSDERVADALKFILDPPLPPSIRPGYRLLSAAAVASLEPQYRTLLGLKRPWWPALTIGRVAVAFIGWVLGAESPSMTKARERINALPEDKRHPVTIAPRGGSAHGSTSAQP, from the coding sequence GTGTCAGGCCAACCGATGAAAAAACCCCTCAACCAGGTGCTCTTTGGTTGGCTTCGAAAAGACCTCCTCATGATGTTCTCGGGCGACCCCGAAGGGGGCGCCCCCTGGGTGGCCCAAATGGGCGACGGCCACGATGCCGGCTACTTTGGCCCCGACTCTGCCGTCTGGCACGTCAACGGCGCAGCCCCCACCCTCGTGGCCGGAATTCGGGCACTCATGATGCAAACCCTGCACCCCGGCGCAATGGCCGGGGTGGCCGACCATTCCCGCTACCACAGCGACCCCCTGGGACGCCTCGCCGGCACTGTCCGGTGGGTGGTGGTCACCACCTTTGGCAGTACCGACACTGTGGCCACAGAAGTTGCTCGGGTAGAAAAAATGCACCGCCGTGTGACCGGCGAATACCAACCCAACAGCGACACCGGGTCTGCTGCCTCACCAACCCCCTACGCGGCCAGTGACAAGTCACTGATCGCCTGGGTGCACCTGGTATTTACTGACGCCTTTTTGGGAAGCCACGTAAGCCTCGGGCGAGATATCCCCGACAAAGACGGTGAATCAGGCCCCGACCGCTACGTTCGCGAATGGGCCACCGCGGGAATCCTGATGGGCTACAACACTCCCCCCACCACACAGCAGGGCCTTAAGGAGGCCATCGAAGCATTCCTGCCGGAGCTTCGCTCCGATGAGCGGGTCGCAGACGCGCTGAAATTCATCCTGGACCCACCACTTCCTCCAAGCATTCGACCCGGCTACCGGCTCCTTTCTGCCGCAGCAGTCGCGAGCCTGGAGCCCCAATATCGGACACTGCTTGGCCTGAAGCGCCCCTGGTGGCCAGCGCTCACGATTGGAAGAGTCGCTGTGGCATTCATCGGCTGGGTCTTAGGTGCCGAGTCGCCCAGTATGACCAAAGCCCGCGAGCGCATCAATGCTCTACCCGAAGACAAGCGCCACCCGGTGACCATTGCCCCTCGGGGTGGCAGCGCGCACGGCTCAACAAGCGCACAGCCCTGA
- a CDS encoding FKBP-type peptidyl-prolyl cis-trans isomerase, with translation MPRLAPTAASVALTLILAGCAAGEADPAALGEDAEASGGSEPMAPGECQPSGPDVESLEVSTDLDAPPEITFSSALTPAATERMVVVEGEGEQVEAQDRVTLSYAYFNGETGEKIGHIGYEDEAPDMIPIEPDTPYLVGLVHTLMCSTVGSRVAGVIPAEEAFGTEGAPEFGLGAGVSIIFIADILDIQPPPPPPLEELVGTQQPAPEGFPAVELVDGVPVVEFPEGDIPGSYAVASVIEGEGPMVYDGATVVVHYHGVNWNTGETFDSSFERGEPATFPTNGVIPGFRDGLVGQDVGSRVLITIPPALGYGPQGGTGDGRIGPEDTIFFVVDILGMQ, from the coding sequence GTGCCCAGGCTTGCCCCTACTGCTGCCTCGGTAGCACTGACCCTTATTCTTGCCGGCTGCGCTGCCGGCGAAGCTGACCCGGCTGCCCTTGGCGAAGACGCTGAAGCCTCGGGCGGCAGCGAACCGATGGCTCCTGGTGAATGTCAGCCCTCCGGTCCCGATGTGGAATCACTGGAGGTCAGTACCGACCTGGATGCGCCCCCAGAGATCACTTTTAGTTCAGCACTCACCCCCGCCGCCACTGAGCGCATGGTGGTGGTGGAGGGTGAAGGTGAGCAGGTGGAAGCCCAAGACCGGGTGACCCTGTCTTATGCCTACTTCAACGGTGAAACCGGCGAAAAAATCGGCCACATTGGCTACGAAGATGAAGCTCCGGACATGATCCCAATCGAACCAGACACCCCCTACTTGGTCGGTTTGGTTCACACCCTGATGTGTTCCACGGTCGGCTCGCGCGTGGCGGGAGTTATTCCCGCCGAAGAAGCCTTTGGAACTGAGGGCGCACCAGAGTTTGGTTTAGGTGCGGGAGTGTCCATTATTTTCATTGCCGACATTTTGGACATTCAGCCACCACCCCCGCCGCCCCTTGAAGAACTGGTCGGTACACAACAGCCCGCCCCTGAAGGGTTCCCCGCGGTGGAGCTCGTTGATGGAGTGCCGGTCGTGGAATTCCCCGAAGGGGACATCCCGGGCTCCTATGCAGTGGCATCAGTGATTGAGGGTGAAGGCCCCATGGTGTACGACGGAGCCACCGTGGTCGTCCACTACCACGGGGTGAACTGGAACACGGGGGAGACCTTCGATTCCAGTTTTGAACGCGGTGAACCCGCCACTTTCCCCACCAACGGTGTCATCCCCGGTTTTAGAGACGGTTTGGTCGGCCAAGATGTGGGCTCCAGGGTCCTCATCACCATTCCCCCCGCCCTGGGCTATGGCCCGCAAGGGGGAACCGGTGATGGGCGTATTGGACCAGAAGACACAATCTTCTTCGTCGTCGACATCCTGGGGATGCAGTAG
- a CDS encoding OsmC family protein, protein MPEHHFHLRLHALGEIDTSVDSDSLKGESPQGDYTELGESRPARPGALARRHLIVAEGKPDIVGSSAKVFHGETSRWNPEELLIAALAQCHFLSFVYLASGAGIDIRAFEMEATGTLEWGSDGKGQMTRVELRPFVSVPGGQRDQAQALHHEAHEACFIARSVNFEVAVIAQTISLS, encoded by the coding sequence ATGCCAGAGCACCACTTTCACCTGCGCCTCCACGCGTTAGGTGAGATCGACACCTCTGTGGACTCTGACTCACTGAAGGGGGAGTCGCCCCAAGGGGATTACACCGAGCTGGGCGAGTCCCGCCCGGCTAGGCCGGGCGCGCTCGCTAGGAGGCATCTGATTGTGGCGGAGGGTAAACCCGACATTGTGGGTTCTTCGGCCAAAGTGTTCCACGGTGAAACGTCGAGGTGGAACCCCGAAGAGTTACTCATTGCCGCACTCGCCCAATGCCATTTTTTGAGCTTTGTGTACCTCGCCAGTGGGGCAGGAATAGACATCCGGGCTTTTGAGATGGAGGCCACCGGGACATTGGAGTGGGGCAGTGACGGTAAGGGGCAGATGACCCGTGTCGAGCTTCGGCCCTTCGTGAGTGTCCCGGGCGGGCAGAGAGATCAGGCCCAAGCCCTCCACCACGAAGCACACGAGGCGTGTTTTATTGCCCGCAGTGTGAACTTTGAGGTGGCTGTGATTGCCCAGACAATTTCGCTGTCCTGA
- the gabT gene encoding 4-aminobutyrate--2-oxoglutarate transaminase: MTDILHSPATTSESTNRKIVTPIPGPKSVELHDRRVKVVSEGVSELFPIYVDHAHDALMVDVDGNQFIDFTGGIGVTTVGHTNDAVVEAVRDQVGKVTHTLFGLVGYESYIRAAELLAEHTPGDFPKKSVFVNSGAEALENAVKIARKFTGRTEVAVLHHGYHGRTNLTAAMNYNMHPYGTGFGPLAGSVHHAPNSNPFSDGLTGEQAAKATITHLEKRVGASQIACLVVEPIQGEGGFIIPADGYLNALVDWCEENGIVYVSDEVQSGMARTGKYFASEHFGIVPHLTTSAKGIGGGLPIAAVTGRADIMDASHSGGLGGTFGGNPVAAAALVAVFEQVESRGLLAEAQRVESIMRPRLDAIKQRFDSVADARGKGAMMAIELQDPATGEPAPAIVKAVQQFALHQGVLFLTAGTFGNVLRFLPSVVITDEQLHEGLDVLEASLEAAIAATAAQA, from the coding sequence ATGACCGACATTCTCCACTCCCCCGCTACCACTTCCGAGTCGACCAACCGGAAAATTGTGACCCCCATTCCGGGGCCGAAAAGTGTGGAACTGCATGATCGCCGTGTGAAGGTGGTCTCTGAGGGTGTATCTGAGCTGTTCCCGATTTATGTCGACCACGCGCACGATGCGCTCATGGTCGATGTCGACGGTAACCAGTTCATCGACTTCACCGGGGGAATTGGCGTGACCACTGTGGGTCACACCAATGACGCCGTGGTGGAAGCCGTGCGCGACCAAGTGGGAAAAGTCACCCACACGCTGTTTGGTTTGGTCGGATACGAGTCGTATATCCGCGCGGCGGAGTTGTTAGCCGAACACACTCCAGGAGATTTCCCCAAGAAATCGGTCTTTGTGAACTCGGGTGCGGAAGCACTTGAAAATGCGGTGAAAATTGCGCGTAAGTTCACCGGTCGCACCGAGGTTGCGGTGTTGCACCACGGTTATCACGGTCGCACGAACCTCACCGCGGCAATGAATTACAACATGCACCCCTACGGGACAGGTTTTGGGCCACTCGCAGGGTCAGTCCACCACGCGCCCAACTCCAACCCGTTTAGTGATGGCCTCACTGGTGAGCAGGCTGCCAAAGCAACGATCACCCACCTGGAAAAGCGCGTAGGGGCAAGCCAGATTGCGTGCCTCGTGGTGGAGCCCATTCAGGGTGAGGGTGGTTTCATCATCCCCGCCGATGGTTACTTAAACGCCCTTGTGGACTGGTGTGAAGAAAACGGCATCGTCTACGTCTCCGACGAAGTTCAAAGCGGTATGGCCCGCACCGGCAAATATTTCGCGAGTGAACACTTCGGCATCGTGCCCCACCTCACAACCTCAGCGAAGGGAATCGGTGGTGGACTACCCATCGCTGCAGTGACAGGTCGTGCCGACATTATGGATGCCTCCCACTCGGGTGGCTTAGGGGGAACATTCGGAGGAAACCCGGTCGCTGCTGCCGCCCTGGTTGCCGTCTTTGAACAGGTGGAATCCAGAGGTCTCCTCGCTGAAGCCCAGCGGGTGGAATCAATCATGCGCCCACGCCTGGACGCCATCAAGCAACGCTTCGACTCTGTCGCCGATGCCCGCGGTAAGGGAGCGATGATGGCAATCGAACTTCAGGACCCTGCCACCGGTGAACCAGCACCCGCCATCGTGAAAGCCGTCCAGCAGTTCGCCCTGCACCAAGGGGTGCTGTTTCTCACGGCCGGAACATTCGGCAACGTCCTTCGATTCCTGCCCAGTGTGGTCATCACTGACGAGCAGCTTCATGAAGGTCTCGACGTTCTCGAAGCATCACTCGAAGCGGCAATTGCCGCCACCGCAGCGCAGGCATAA